A stretch of Dromaius novaehollandiae isolate bDroNov1 chromosome 8, bDroNov1.hap1, whole genome shotgun sequence DNA encodes these proteins:
- the JUN gene encoding transcription factor Jun, translated as MTAKMEPTFYEDALNATFVPPESGGYGYNNPKVLKQNMTLNLSDPSSNLKPHLRNKNADILTSPDVGLLKLASPELERLIIQSSNGLITTTPTPTQFLCPKNVTDEQEGFAEGFVRALAELHNQNTLPSVTSAAQPVNSGMAPVSSMAGNSSFNTNLHSEPPVYANLSNFNPNALNSAPNYNANSMGYAPQHHINPQMPVQHPRLQALKEEPQTVPEMPGETPPLSPIDMESQERIKAERKRMRNRIAASKCRKRKLERIARLEEKVKTLKAQNSELASTANMLREQVAQLKQKVMNHVNSGCQLMLTQQLQTF; from the coding sequence ATGACTGCAAAGATGGAACCTACTTTCTACGAGGATGCCCTAAACGCCACCTTCGTGCCGCCGGAAAGCGGCGGGTATGGATATAATAACCCCAAAGTGCTGAAGCAGAACATGACTCTGAACCTGTCCGATCCTTCCAGCAACCTCAAGCCTCACCTGAGGAACAAGAATGCCGATATCCTCACCTCCCCCGATGTCGGGCTCCTCAAACTGGCGTCACCCGAACTGGAAAGGCTCATCATCCAGTCCAGCAACGGGTTAATCACCACCACTCCGACCCCGACGCAGTTCCTCTGCCCCAAAAACGTTACTGACGAGCAAGAGGGCTTCGCTGAAGGCTTTGTGAGAGCCCTAGCCGAACTGCACAACCAGAACACCTTGCCCAGCGTTACCTCTGCTGCTCAACCTGTTAACAGTGGCATGGCACCTGTGTCTTCTATGGCTGGCAACAGTAGTTTCAATACTAACTTGCACAGTGAGCCTCCGGTGTACGCCAATCTCAGCAACTTCAACCCCAACGCACTCAACTCCGCGCCTAACTACAATGCGAACAGCATGGGCTACGCACCCCAACACCACATAAACCCCCAGATGCCAGTGCAGCACCCCAGGCTTCAGGCTTTGAAAGAAGAACCTCAGACTGTACCTGAAATGCCAGGGGAAACACCTCCCCTGTCCCCTATTGACATGGAGTCACAGGAGAGAATCAAAGCTGAGAGAAAACGCATGAGAAACAGAATTGCAGCATCCAAATGCCGGAAAAGGAAGTTGGAAAGGATTGCCAGGttggaagaaaaagtgaaaactttGAAAGCCCAGAACTCAGAGCTGGCATCCACTGCCAACATGCTCAGAGAACAGGTTGCACAGCTAAAGCAGAAGGTCATGAACCATGTCAACAGCGGGTGCCAGCTAATGCTAACACAACAGTTGCAAACTTTTTGA